The region CGAATGACACAATTTACACAAATTGGATTTTTTGTGAAATTCGTGGCTAAAAAATATGTCAACAGCAGCGGAACTATTAACTAATCGGGAATATAAATACGGATTTGTCACCGACATTGAGACCGAGACGATCGCTCGCGGATTGTCAGAGGATACGGTACGACTCATTTCGTCGAAAAAGAACGAGCCCGAATGGATGCTCGAATTTCGTCTGAAAGCATATCGTCAATGGCTAAAGATGACCGAGCCGGATTACTGGGCAAATTTTGATTATCCGCGAATCGATTTTCAGAATATCTCGTATTATTCGGCTCCGAAAGAAAAAGCCAAGAAAGCCAGTCTCGACGAGGTCGATCCTGAGTTGATCAAGACATTTGAGAAACTCGGTATTCCGATCACAGAGCAGAAAATGCTCGCGAATGTGGCGGTTGATGCTGTGTTCGATTCGGTTTCAGTTGCGACCACATATAAGAAAAAGCTGCTTGAGGCGGGCGTGATATTTTGCTCGTTTACAGAGGCGGTCGAACTTTATCCAGACAAGATCAAGAAATATCTCGGCTCGGTCGTTCCCGTAAATGACAATTATTACGCGGCTTTGAACTCGGCAGTTTTTTCGGACGGTTCGTTTGTGTTTATTCCAAAAGGCGTTCGCTGCCCGATGGAGCTTTCGACTTATTTTCGTATTAACACGCAGGAAGCCGGACAGTTTGAACGTACGTTGATCGTCGCCGAAGAAGGCGGTTACGTTGCTTATAACGAAGGCTGCACGGCTCCGCAATTTGATACAAATCAGTTGCACGCGGCGGTTGTCGAGCTTGTTGCGATGGATGATGCCGAGATCAAATACTCGACGGTGCAGAACTGGTATGCCGGCGACGAAAATGGCAAGGGCGGCATTTATAACTTTGTAACAAAGCGCGGTGCATGTCGCGGCGTGCGATCAAAGATCTCGTGGACGCAGGTCGAGACGGGTTCGGCGATCACTTGGAAATATCCGAGTGTCATCCTGCAGGGCGACAATTCCATCGGTGAATTTTACTCGGTCGCTCTTACAAATAACGCACAGATCGCCGACACCGGAACCAAGATGATCCATCTCGGCAAGAACACTAAATCGACGATCATCTCGAAAGGCATCTCAGCCGGAAAATCAAATAATTCGTATCGCGGGCTCGTCAAGATAATGCCTAAGGCCGAAGGGGCTCGAAATTATACGCAATGCGACTCAATGCTGATCGGCGGCCAATCGGAAGCCAATACTTTCCCTTACATCGAGGTAATGAACGCCACGGCAAAGGTTGAGCACGAAGCTACCACGTCGAAGATCAGCGAGGACCAGTTGTTTTATTTGCAACAAAGAGGCATTTCGCAGGAGGACGCAGTTTCCCTAATAATCAACGGCTTTTGCAAGGAAGTTTTTCGCGAACTGCCGATGGAATATGCGGTAGAGGCGACGAAGTTGCTGGGATTGAAGTTGGAAGGAAGTGTTGGTTAAGAATGTTTTCGAAGACAGTCAAAATCGAATTGAACTCCGATGAGGCTCTGATTTTATTCGAGTTTCTTAGCAGATATTCCGATACAGATGATTTAAAAATCGCAGACCAGTCGGAACAGCGGGTTCTGTGGAATTTGTGTTGTGATTTAGAAAAGCATCTTATCGAACCATTCTTCAAAAACTATCGAGAGTTGCTTGAAGCCGCGCGATCAAAAATAAAGGATTCAACGGAATGAATAAGATACAACCACCCGACCAGCCGCAACCTAAAGGCCATTACAGCCCGGGGATCGAGCATAACGGTTTGATCTATGTTTCTGGGCAATTGCCAATGTCGCTGGATACGCGGGAGCCATTTACGGGGTCGATCGAGGAGCAAACGGAATTGGCTTTGAGGAATGTCGAGGCGGTTTTGCATGCAGCGGGGAGCGGCCTCGATCATGTTTTGCAGATGACGATATATGTTTCGGATATGGAGCTTTGGGGTCGTGTGAATGAAACTTATGCTTGCGTTATGGGCGAGCATCGTCCCGCGAGGGCGATGATACCGGTCAAGGACCTTCATTTTGGAACGAAGATTGAGATACAGGCGATTGCTGCCGTTAAAGACTAGGATGCAGTATTTCGGGATAGATTGGCTAGCGACGGTTGCCGGATTGGCGGGCGTTTACTTATTAGGCAGTAAGAATAAGTACGGCTTTTTGATAATGATGATCGCGAGTGTTAGTTGGATGACTGTCGGGTTTTTGATCCAGAGTTGGGCGTTGATTCTTGGTAGTGCGGTTTTCTTTTCGCTTCACGTTCGCGGATGGGTCAAATGGCGACGCGAAGCGAGAGTGGATTCGATGTTATGAAGTTAGAAATTTTTCAGGTAGATGCGTTTACAAATAAACCGTTCGGCGGCAACCCGGCGGCGGTTGTTCCGCTTGATGCGTGGCTGTCGGACGAGACTATGCTCGCGATAGCGGCAG is a window of Chloracidobacterium sp. DNA encoding:
- the sufB gene encoding Fe-S cluster assembly protein SufB, with translation MSTAAELLTNREYKYGFVTDIETETIARGLSEDTVRLISSKKNEPEWMLEFRLKAYRQWLKMTEPDYWANFDYPRIDFQNISYYSAPKEKAKKASLDEVDPELIKTFEKLGIPITEQKMLANVAVDAVFDSVSVATTYKKKLLEAGVIFCSFTEAVELYPDKIKKYLGSVVPVNDNYYAALNSAVFSDGSFVFIPKGVRCPMELSTYFRINTQEAGQFERTLIVAEEGGYVAYNEGCTAPQFDTNQLHAAVVELVAMDDAEIKYSTVQNWYAGDENGKGGIYNFVTKRGACRGVRSKISWTQVETGSAITWKYPSVILQGDNSIGEFYSVALTNNAQIADTGTKMIHLGKNTKSTIISKGISAGKSNNSYRGLVKIMPKAEGARNYTQCDSMLIGGQSEANTFPYIEVMNATAKVEHEATTSKISEDQLFYLQQRGISQEDAVSLIINGFCKEVFRELPMEYAVEATKLLGLKLEGSVG
- a CDS encoding RidA family protein; amino-acid sequence: MNKIQPPDQPQPKGHYSPGIEHNGLIYVSGQLPMSLDTREPFTGSIEEQTELALRNVEAVLHAAGSGLDHVLQMTIYVSDMELWGRVNETYACVMGEHRPARAMIPVKDLHFGTKIEIQAIAAVKD
- a CDS encoding nicotinamide mononucleotide transporter, whose product is MQYFGIDWLATVAGLAGVYLLGSKNKYGFLIMMIASVSWMTVGFLIQSWALILGSAVFFSLHVRGWVKWRREARVDSML